The following DNA comes from Papaver somniferum cultivar HN1 chromosome 4, ASM357369v1, whole genome shotgun sequence.
TGTACAAGCCACATGTGTCCCGTTCGCATTCACTGGCATGTGAAGACCAACTATAAAGAGTATTGGCGGGTGAAGGTCACGATTACTAATTTTAATTACAGGATGAACTATACACAGTGGAATTTAGTTGCTCAGCATCCAAATTTTGATAATCTCACACAAATATTCAGCTTCAACTACAAAAGCTTATCTACTTACGGATCCATAAGTAAGTTCAATCTTAAGTTTCCATAAACCCCTGTCTAAATCCTGAGCTACTTTCGGGAAAATATTATAAATGTTCATATCTTCTACTAAGGAAATTTCAAAACTTCGGGCATAAGTATTCTTAATTAACATGAATGCTCTGAATGTGAATCGGAATCTCTTGAGTATCTGTTTGGTAAACTAGAATTTATCTGTTTTGGCAAACAGATGATACGGCAATGCTATGGGGGATAAAATTCTACAATGAATTGCTCTTGCAAGCAGGGCCTATGGGAAATGTACAGTCAGAGTTTCTTTTTAAAAAGGACAAGGCAAGTTTTACCTTTGACAAAGGGTGGGCTTTTCCTCGGCGGATTTATTTCAATGGTGATAATTGCGTCATGCCACCCCCTGATGCCTACCCATGGCTGCCAAATTCTACTTCCAGAGCACTTATTCCTTTGATTCAAATAGTTTCAGCTTTCTTGGCTGCTTTTGCATTCTTAATATCTGCAGTctgatgaaagaagaagaaggttttgtTTTTGACAAGTACATCATGTCAGCTGAAGCTTATGGAAAAATATCAGAAGATTGCTTGTGCGCCTGCTATGTTGAGACCTCTTCCACATGTGCGGCCAGGTTAAGTTATCACGTTTAATTTCAGTGTCCATATGTTTACCTAGAGCAGTTGTGTTGATAATAATATATACATATGTGTAGCTGCATCTGATTGTACACATTTCGTGATCAACTTCATTGATCTAAATTAACGCTCCAGACTCCAGAGTATCTACCCTTTAATGTATACCATTATCTGCCAGACACGAATAGAGATCCCCGCAATTTCTACCTTGATACTCCTTTATTGATAATAATATTTTCTGCCTGCATGTCTTACGCTGCTAAGGTCTGGAGAGTTGCGTCTCCACATTCATCTCTATATAATATAAGAGGAGGTGCTGGTTTCATTTTAGTCATGCCTGAAATGGGTTTTTTGTGCCTGGTCTTTTTTGATGGCTGATCGGAAATGGGAGATTGAAGTCCCAGATACAGTTGGAATATGTGGTCGGGTAAATATGTATAGCTGtttctattttcttttattttcaagctcttgaaaatgaaaagatgaaaaaaaaaataagtaaGAAACTGATTTATTTTCCCGTACCACCTATTCCTATTGTTTCTGTGATTTTCTCCCCTTTCTCGTCATACTCCTCGTATCTGCGGATGAAGCATGCTTGTTGCCGGTGGTACAGTATTGCCGCCGGTGGTTCAATACACATCGGACAGAAAGATCCGATTCTCCTAATCGCCGGATTTTTTAAATGGTAACTTGGCACCAACTAcgtaatactccctccgtaccacatatataggcggagggGACCAATTCTCTTAATTAAAAAAATTGCATTGATTTCCTCATTTtccttatctttttttattttatccttTATTCTATTCTCAACACAATTTTTCATACACAATAAATGAAGATATGTAGAAGAAATTTCATCTTGTAAAATAAGATTCCGTCTACTTAGTGGTACAAATAAAATCcaaaattccgcctatataataagTACGGAAGGATAATTTTTCGCACGATCTGAATATTTATTTTCGCACGATCTGATTTTCGGACGATCTGATAATTTTTCGCACGATCTGATTTTCGCACGATCtgaatatttatttttcttaataaaaaagtTAGAAtaatttttccttttccttttttagtttttttaatgCTGTTTgaccatttgaattttttttctcttctgtttATGGTACCaaaagaaaatattcttttattctccaatAAATAAACGAATAAGAATAAATCTTAATTTGTAATATTGCTGTTGGATTATCGTGACGACAGAgattatattttttaattttcattttttttattattattaataaaataaaattatcgtTTTTCAGTGGTCAACCTTGAAAAAACTCGTAACGCGTAGTTCCTGATATCCCGTCACGCGCATGATCCGACGGCCGAATATTAAATTAGTTCACCCCAAATAAAaaaatactatttttttttttttttttgggaatagATGTGCACCGCACCGGTTTGCAACCACAGCCAATGGATATGCAGCTGTTTGAGGGAACCAACCATTTGTAGTTGTTTGAGGGCACGTTTTGTCAAGATCATGGTACTTTAAGACTGGTTGGACAACCTGGGATAGTATGGGACAGGTAGGGTTTGAGCCGGTTCGAGATGTAGATTGGTCACAAATGTTAATGGGTATCTAAGTAATTTACTTTTACCGTTGTCGCCCTAATGTGAAGGAGGTTTATAAATGCCCCCATCTCCCCTTGACACTTCCTTCAACTTTTTCTTTTCTCAGCcgttctcttcttcctcttcttctttatttataCTGATCAGAAGTTTCATGAGTAGCAGATTCGTAAGTTAGGGTTTCAGTAGTTGTAGTAGAAAAGATGAGAGATGAGTATGAAAGGTAGCTTGATCTTTCGGAACCTTTCGGTATGGGTGTGTTGGAATGGAAAATgatgggaaggataaaatcaaaTCCCTTTCCGAGTCCGCCCATACCGAAGGTTTCCGATGGTTACTTCCTTTCGTTTATTCCATCTCATGATACTGTTTATTCAACTCAAATCTTCAGATCTAtcatcttttcttgttttttttttggtttattttgtgtttttttttgctaCTAAGATTTCATGACTGTGGATCAAAAGGCCTTTGTTTGATGTTTTCTGATCAAAAACAGACTTAAAAGATTGTTTAAGTTGAACACAAATGAGTCATTGAACTTCACTAGTGAACCAGTTATCACAGAACTAGTATGACTAAAGAAAGATTTCTGCTGCTGTCTTGATGTAGTAGCTTTATCTTCAGATCTATCATATcttaatttttatgttttctttttctatttttttctaaAGATTTCATGACTGTGGATGAACAAGTAAAAAAGGCCTTCGTTTCATGGTTTGTGATCATAAAACAAACGTAAGATTTCATGATCTGTAGATCAGAAGTAGAAATGACCTTAGTTTAATGGTTTTTAGTTTGACTGTCAATAGATGAGCCACAGCCCAAATGAGTCTTCAGACTTCAGAATACAGAAAATTGATAATATTAATCACTCATTGATCTTTACTGGGGAAAAACAGATAACCAGCAATCACAGAAATGACAGCTATGGCCAACCAGTATTTGAAAGCTGATGATGATtctgtagacttttgagtgacttgATCGGTTTGATGCTGTCTGGTTGTTGTAGCTTtttcttgttgctgttgtggaacTGAAGATGGGTCTAGTTCTCCCATCAAATAGGTCTCCATTAATTCTCTTGCGCTTTTACTATGTCCCACAAAATCAAAATCTTCAATTGCATCTCGTCCTGCAGAGGTGGTGGTTTGTTGATCATCATCATACAAGATCTTTACATTCATATCAGGA
Coding sequences within:
- the LOC113271755 gene encoding cytochrome b5-like; translated protein: MSKITKLYTLEEASNHNTKQDCWLILDGKVYNVTKYLDDHPGGDDVLVNATGRDAIEDFDFVGHSKSARELMETYLMGELDPSSVPQQQQEKATTTRQHQTDQVTQKSTESSSAFKYWLAIAVISVIAGYLFFPSKDQ